A genome region from Nicotiana tabacum cultivar K326 chromosome 13, ASM71507v2, whole genome shotgun sequence includes the following:
- the LOC142168048 gene encoding uncharacterized protein LOC142168048 — protein MAFFLGNRYDMLTTNIAESLNAMLKDQRDFLIIGLFNHIIRKFEEKFYERRNKMKNILNLLVPYAEKKIRSNMVVCDALLVHQLVNNQFRIVGHSKDAVVNLDLNTCSCCQFDLEKIPCRHAMTALKLSFGYGYSSSIYDNSSMFYKVSTYLAAYERTIHTIPRKEKWVESDKIQSTKILLPDVEPTKGRRKTKRWPSILEPSSYGNRKKGKTM, from the coding sequence ATGGCCTTCTTTCTAGGAAACCGATACGACATGTTGACAACAAACATTGCAGAATCGCTTAACGCAATGCTTAAGGATCAAAGAGACTTCCTGATCATTGGCCTATTCAATCATATTATTcgaaagtttgaagaaaaattcTATGAGAGGcgtaataaaatgaaaaatatattGAACCTCCTTGTTCCTTATGCTGAAAAGAAGATTAGGAGTAATATGGTTGTTTGCGACGCGCTCCTGGTGCATCAATTAGTAAATAACCAGTTTAGAATTGTCGGTCACAGCAAGGATGCAGTAGTTAATCTGGATTTGAACACATGTTCTTGTTGTCAGTTTGATTTGGAAAAAATACCCTGCCGACATGCAATGACAGCTCTGAAATTAAGCTTTGGGTATGGATATAGTTCCTCCATTTATGATAACTCCTCTATGTTCTATAAGGTTTCAACATATTTGGCTGCATATGAAAGAACCATTCACACAATCCCTAGAAAAGAGAAATGGGTGGAGTCTGACAAGATTCAGTCCACAAAAATACTTTTGCCCGATGTCGAGCCTACAAAGGGTAGAAGAAAGACTAAGAGATGGCCAAGCATTTTAGAACCTAGTTCTTATGGCAATAGGAAAAAAGGCAAAactatgtga